The nucleotide sequence ACTGGCTCAACAACGTGGGGCAATTCAGTCCCGGCCAGGTGGCCACCCTGTGCCGCTATCCCCTAATCCTGGAGAACTCTCTGGGTCCGGCTGTGCCCATCCGGAAGCGCAACTCGGAGCTCATCAACTCGCTCTTGAGTCTGCCCAAGAACATGAACGATGCCGGAAAGTAGGCGGGATTTAATCTGGATATGTTGACGGAATCGGAAGCCCGCACCATTGCAACCACGGAACCTGGACAAGAACCTATCATTTAGtgttacattttatttattttggtgcGTCGAAGGAAAGGGAAAATCCGCAGAAAAGAGCTGGTGTAGTCTAATAGAGAGCAAAGACCGTATGAATTTTGttgctttaaaaaatatatagaaaaatatacaaatagcAAATCTTAGATGTGTTGTATATTATTAGGCTTGTTGCGAAAATAAACGTCCCTGGAATGTTTCCCAACTCCAAATATTATACAATAattatcaaaaaattttagtcttcttatattttttagttaTAGACACTTTAGTGGTATTAAATTTAGTTAAATTACATTGGTCAGCACGCTGTTAACAGCGAACCAATTAAAGCCAAGGGTGTTCGCTAAGTAGAGTAATTTTGTTGCTACAATtggaataaaaatatatttttaacttaTATTGGAATCTCTGGAGAATACTTATTTAACTAACTAATTCAAAGGAAAATCGAATGAATTATTCTTGAATTTGGAATCGAGGCTTTAACTCATACAAAATCTTATCTACGAAAACCTTGGTAGCTGAGCAGAATTACTTTCTAAGACCGATCATGGGACCCTGTCGACCACTGGTTTAGATCTTTATGATCTCCAAAACCAGGAGAGGAACTCCAtaacttttttaattaattaaacaatttttctttCATGTTTGTTTTTAGAAATTTGTATTGTTTATTGTCAAAACGTTCGTAAACCTGCGTCTATTTTAACCGGTTCTGTTCCTGTTTACTTTAATCCTGCGAACGACTTTGTATCTCATGTTAGTGATCGTGACATGTTTCCTATTGACAGTTCTGGGCGAGGCGGTGGTCGTGGTCGTGGTTGTAGATGCCTCCGTAGTGCTATTAGTGGTGGAGTTCGTCTGCGCAGAGGAAGGCTGGAGCAGGAAGAATCCGGCGAACAAGACCAGGGCCAAGAGATAGGTTGCTAGCTTCATTGTTGTGGGTTGAAACAATAGTGACTGTATTCCGTAGACCTCAGGAGGCCTTTATATATCCGAGAAATCCCTAAcccagaaaacaaaaaaacagcCAGCGATGAAAAGTAAACAGCGGAACACAATGAAAATCTGCAAAACAAATTTTGCAAAGTacacacattttttaaaatgtttgcttTTCATTTGATGTTTACCCTCCGCCGAAAAACAGTTGTAGGCTTCTTTAAATGACggcaatatatatttttccttATAAGATATTTAACTATTTTAATCAATGTTGCTGATCTATATTTAAAATCGAACAATTATCCACTTGTCTATGTGTAAGTTCATTTGGCGCTGTTTGAAATCGGTAAGAGTTTTGTATAGAAAACGTTATGCGTATGCTTGTCTGATTAAGCTTGAactatgtatttatgtattatgtGTTAtgccattaaaattaaaactttagACAATAGAATTGTTAGTAACTACTACAAACAAGATGTATACAATTTCTTTCAATTACAAAACAATCAATTCTCGCTGGCCTTTCGGGCTGATAAGTAGAACAATGGTAACATATGCGAATGTGTGTATATGTTGATGCTTGCTTCGGCTCAAAATGCAGTTTCGGTAGCTTTTCACTTACATGACTATGCCTGCTAATGCATAAATACTAACTAACTGGCCGTACACTGCCTTGGCTAATCATTAACGGCTAATCTAGCATATCGTATGTGGCTGCAGCGGAGGCTGTCTCCCAGCACACCCGTGACTAAGTCGCATGCCCCAAAAACGCTCCGGCCGCTGCTCTGCCAAGCTGCAAGGATGCGGAAATGCATTATTATGGATTGGAATTTATATGGGCTATCATAGCTACTCACACATATGGTTATAGGTTATAAAGCTTTAGCTGATCCCACAGCTTTGTAttgatttttatatatttttggaaaCACACACAATGGCGCTGACTTTTGCTTAATCGTTGCTGAAACGGACTCTCCTCCTTCTACCTCCTGTTGATGCGACTGTGGCTGTTGGTTGATCTCACATGAAAAACTCGTTGGCTGAATGGGAAAGTGGAAGTCACGTTCGCCCCGGACGGTCGAATATTGTAATCTCTATGACGCGGAGGCCCCGATAGGTTGGATCGATCAGCTGCAGGCCCTTGGCGTTGTAAATGCGTTCGTTTTGGGAAGCCACAAATTTGGATATCTTGCGAAGGGTCTGTTGGGGGTGGCAGAACATTAATAGGGGTGGTAATTGTACTCAGGTTGTTGTCAATTCAATAGCACTGGAAACTGCCTTGTTGGTGTCCTAACAAAAAACCACGAACTATGAAATAATTTGTGATGACTGGCCTGTGAAACTAGGTCACATAGAAAGCCACTAACAGTTCAAACCATATAGGTGTAGCTACATATCTCCAGTGCTATTACTTTGACCCCTGATTATGGTATCATCCACCCGAATGACGCACCTTTTCGTAGTGCGTTTCGGAGCACATGTAGATCAAGTAGGCGGTGATGCAGCCAATGCATCCTTCGCAGTAGGTGCCACAGGATCCCTCCTCCGCCTCGGCGTAGAACTCGTTTAGCCTGTTGATGGTGGCCTCGAAGACGTGTCTTTCAATCTGTACGGGAGTGGAGACATATGTTGATTGTAATTCCTGGAGATACCGATGGCACACTCACCATGCCCTCCAGTTCTGTGGGCAGTCGGGTGTGGAACTTCACGGAGGTGCCCTCGCTGTAGTCCCTTTGTATGAATACCTTGCTGAAGACCACGCCCCCTTGGGTTGCCTGGAGCGCCGTGGGATTGCCGCCCGCTGGAGTAGTGCCGCCGCCTTGGGACATATTGCCGCTGAAAAGGCGGACGAGGGCATTAATGGCCTCGCTCTGCAGCGCCCGATGCATTTGGTTTAGGGCGATCATCTTGGGATTGGAGTAGTGTCCCAATCCAATCCCAAATGGACAGCTGGCCTTGCCTTTTCCAGCAGCCCCAAATATAGGCGCTTCCACTGAACTGGTGTGTAAGGCAAGGCCTTCTTGGTGACATACCTGCTTATCTTGGCTTAAAGTAACCTCAGTTGGCCTCGAAGAGCTCGCAGGAATCCTCTAATTGCCTTAAATTCCCTTAAATTGGTTGAAAGACAAATGTTTGCAAACCGAGCAGTGCTACCAGATGTGGAAGTCACTATTTTCTCGCTACCTATTAACAATAAGTTCCCTAAACGATCTGGCAACACTGTCATTAAAAAACCATTCACACTGCCtgcgcatctgcaacagcaacTATATTTTACAACAGCCATATTTTGAATATAATAGAACAAAATGTAGTCCCTTGCTAATTAGAATGTATTCTTctgaatatataaaaaataattaataatattaatactACCCCTCTTCATAATGTCCTACTGTTTAGTTACCTTTTTGCAACAGTGAGCTCCTTCAAACAGGTACTTTTTTGTAGCAGCTGTGCGAAAACTATAATGTTAGCAAGAGCATGAAATGGAGTGGAAACGTTACACTAGtgtacaatttttaaatttgtaaaataaaagcacgaaaaaaatacaagaagtACCAAAATCAAAAGGTACCGATGGTACAGTTATCGATAGATCCGGTGAATGTGTGGCGTTGCCACATCGTCAGAAAAAGAATACTGGATCTTGGCGCCAAATTTaaaagtgttttttttattgtgaGGCACTAAAGTTGTATTCAatactatttaatatttaCCTATAGCAACGAAATGTTGATattaaatttcaaataaatcgtattgtttttaacttttaactttatattttcttttttatgttGTTGTGACTTTTTAATATTGTGTTTTGCTTAAAATAGTGGATTCACTATTTGTTTTCAaagaaatattatatttataatcaAACTAAGATTTGATAAGCTGCATAAGCCTTAATTTTACATTTTGGGCTTGCTCTGGCCTGCCGTGGCGGCCACCAAAGCAGCTCCTCTGCCGGAACCGTCCTCCGAAACAACGAGTTCAAACTTGACGCCCGGCTTGAGGAGCTTCCGCATGTGGAAGTGGAGCATGTCGTGGTACTTAGGGTGGTAGCGATACACGCTGCCGTCGATGCCGATGACCACCTCGTTGATGTTCATTTTGTTGATGATCGTGACCAGTCCGCAGGCACACATCTTGGCAGATCTCGAGGAGACCGCCTCGCAGATAAACCGCAGGGCCTCCTTGTCGGCTTCCTGGCTACCAATGATGCCCAGTTCGTGGAGGACCTTGTTGCAGGAGCGATATTCCCCAGGTCCGTCGCTTTCGATATCGGATATATATGAACTCTTGAAGCTCCAACGCTGCTGGATCTTCTGGGAACTATCTCCGACGAACATCACGCCCTTGCCAATCATTTCCACAACCACCAGGCGCACCAGTTCACCCATGTACATGCCCGAGATGCACTTCTCGAAGGTCTGCTTGCCGGGATTGGGGGTAACCTTGTCCACCACCTTGTCGTAGGCTGTTCGCACGAACTCCAGGACACCATTGTCCCCAAAGGCGCCCCACTCGCAGTTGATGACCATGGACGGCTTAGGACTGGTCTGATATCCCTCGAAACACTCCGCATTAACGGTCTTCTCCACATAGCAGGCATTACTGCCGGTTCCCACAATCAAACCTATCCGGCAATTGGGATGGTTGAAGGCGCAGGACATGAGGGTGCCCACGGTATCATTTAGTACCGCCACCGTATTGATCTTTAAGTCACCCCTTCGCTCGATGGCGTCTTGGAGAAGTTGTACCTACAGGTATATCGTACATTAAATTTTAATCtatgatatattttaaaatgaatataGATTTCTTCTAGAAACATTCTATtcaatttgaaaaaaaagtttttcatATCAATAGAATCTATATTTCTATAAATTGATATACTCTTTTCCAAAACCCCAGAACTCACCACATTCTTTCCCACCACTCCTTCGCAGTTGAATCCCTTGGTCCAGGCCACCAGGATGCCCTTCGAAAGACCCTGCTGCTGAAGGGGAAACGAGAAGGTGAAGCCCAGTGGCAGGTTGTCGTTCTCCAGACCGTTTTCCTTGCAGAATTCCGCCAGGCATTCGGCCAGAAAGTCGAATAGTGCCTTGCCCGTACCCGTCATCAGGGTGCTGGGGAAATCATAGCTCTTCGACGTAATCTGTATGTCCGATTGGCCTACGAGGTTCACCAGGAGCACCCGGAAATTGGTGCCACCCAGATCCAAGGCCAAGTACTTTCCCCGCTCCTTGCCAGTGGGCAGATCCTGCACATAGGTGACGAAGCACTTGATCACCGCCCGCGGATGCGTGTCCTTGGCCAGGCCCATCTTTAGCTCCTTGGTCATGCGCTCCACCACCTCGGCCATCTTCTCCTGGTCGATCAGGAAGCCCTTGACCGCCAGCTCCACTTCCATGTTAACAAGGCTCGGCATTGTCCTCCCACGACCGCCAGAAATGGCCCACTtccaaatgaaaaattttgaaaaacaattttgaCTACAGTGCCGAATAAACAAAGTGAAAATGTATAGCCAACTAATTGTGctgtataaaaaattataaacaagAAGAAACGTTCTTGAAGTATCGTTTTTAAGAGACAAAAAAGTCTTGCAGAACTAAAACAATCCTTCTCGGTTTTGATTCAATCTTAAATTCTCAAAATCGAAATGAAGAATTCTGGGTTTGTAAGAACACatttatttcgaaaaaatgtACTTTCATCTCTATTTGAAAATCAAGAGAGGGCACTCTCTTGTTTATTTCAAGAACGTTTATTCTTAAATTAGTGAGATCATTtgatcttttgtttttattcgTTCTCAATTTTCTgggaacatttaaaaaaagtcAACAAATTTAGCaagcaaaaacaatttatttctagTAATCCATATTAAACAACTTGGAGTCCGTTTTGTACTTGGTGGCATGTGCCATTCCGGCCATGATGGCCGCTCCCACGCCACAGCTGTCCTGGGTGATGACGAACTCGAATCGGTTCCTGGGATCGGTAAGCATGTGGGTGTACTTGTTCAGGATCGTGGCAAAGGTCGGATGGAGACGATATATGCCCCCATCCACGGCGATCGAGATTTGTGGCAAGCGCATGCGATTTATGAGGCAGGACACTCCGCTGGCCACAAACATGGCAGCTCGATTAGTGACCGCATCGCAGATATACTTCAGGGCAGCCAGATCCCGTTCCTTGCAGTGACGGATCCGGAACTTGTCCATCACCTCCTGGGCCTTCGTATAGACTCCCGGCGGATCCGAGACTATCTCGATCAGCGACACCATATCCAACTTCCACTGAATCCCTATATAATCACGGCGGTCTTCTGCAAAAATAGCGCCCGCTTTCATCAGCCGAAGTACTATTATGCGAACCAGTTCCCCCATGCAAAGGGCACCGCTGAACTTCTCGTAGATCCGCTGACCTGGATTTATGGACTCGTTGTCCAACTGGCGATCGAATTCATTGCGCAGAAAGTCCAACGTTCCATTATCCCCGAAATGGGCCCAATCCGAGTTGATGATCATTAGTTTCCGGTCCTCTTCACCATCGTACATTTCGCACTTTTCGACCCTCTCCACATAGCAGGAATTGGCAATACTTCCCATTATCAAGCCAATCCTGGTATCCGGTTGGGCCCAACATAGGGCCAATAGAGAACCAGCTCCCACATTGATAATGCCCATGACTTCGACAGATATTTCGGGGAACTTGGCCAGGGCATCCCGGAGAAGCTGAACCACATCCTTGCCGATGACTCCCTGGGCTCCAAATTCCTTGGTCCACGAAACTAGGATACCCACATCCAAGGCTAGTTTGTTGAGGGtgaaggcaaaggcaatgccTAGGGGGAGGTTATCCTTCTCCACCTTTTTGTCCTTTACGAAATTGGCAATACTGGTGGCCAGGAAGTTGAAGACCTCGGCACCCTTTCCCGCCGCCACAGTGTGCGGCATTATAACACACTTGGAACTGGTATAGATGTCCTTTTCGCTGCTGAACTTCACCAGCATTATCCTGCAATTGGTGGGCATCATCTCGAGGGCCAGGAACTGACCACGCTCCCTGCCCGTCGGCAAATCCTGCACATAGCTCATGTGACAAGGAACCGTCGAACGATCGTGGTGATCACGACTCAGTCCCATGTGTATCTCACGGTCCATTAGGTTCCTCATCTTCTCGAGGTCGTCGTCGCTCGGTACGAACTGCTTGCACACCTTGTACACCTCCGGAAAGTCCTCTTCCGGAATAAATACCTTGTCGCTAGCCATTGCGCTGTGGACCTCTAGTATCAgtgattattatttatttaaaaatatacctAAGAAACAATTTTCTGAAAGACTACTGCtttcttaaaaattctttGAATTTTTCACGGATTTCACGGATTTTTCTGTTCAATAGAAATAAGGTGTAAAAAAGTATGCAAGAATTTCTTATAATCCGGATAACTCCATGGGAATTTATGCCAAAGAAGACGCTCTTTTCTTCACAGCTTTCTtctaaatttttgtttaattccTGAAAAAGGCTTTCCCTTTCCATTATAAAAAAGGTTACTTGATTCATGAAACAACACTGGGTGCTTTATTTACACGATAACGAGAAATGCGTCACAAAGAAATGCTTAGATCACTAGTTGAGTTGAGTTATCATGTGGATGTGGCGGTGAGCAGCTCTTCGCTTCGCAGGACGTGGATATAAGTGGGTATCCTTGGAGCTGCTCGCTATGACACAATGAATTCCGCCACTCGGGCGCATCGCAAAGTAATGGCTAAGTGTGAAAGTCGGGTTAAAACTTGCACTCTAACTTAAAACGAGGGTTAAACTTAAGAAGAGAGTAGTTCAGTGTGGGGTTACTAAAAAATACGCGTCACGCGAGAAACATGTCCGTTAGATCGGTGTCTAGTAAATTATAGGGATAACTATCCAGCGTGGAAAACGCTGCAATACAGGACGAAGGCTGCTGATCGCTGGCGAAGTCGAAGGAGTCCATGGATTTTTGATCTAGATCTAAACGCAGACTAAGTTCCACATCGGATTTTTCCAGGCACGACATGGGTAGATCCCCTCGACAGCTGGGTAACAGGGATTCCCCACCGCCAGTCAACAGACTTCCATAGCCGGGACTCAAACAGGACAGGGAATCCCCATCGGAGGCTTCCAGGAGCAGGGAATCCAGGGCACTGATCTCGTGCAGACCCACCAAGCTGTCCACCTCCAATCCTGGACTGCTACTCTGGCTGTTTGATGAGGACAAAGAGGATGAGAGGGAGGCATAGGCGGAGGAGGCAGGCGATCCTATCGAGGAGGTGGCATAGCAGGACTCCCCGGAACTTATTGGTGGTTGAGCCTGAGCCTGGGGCACCATCTTGGCCTGCTTTTGGCTCTGTCTTTTGCTGGCTGTGGAACTCTTCTTGCCACTACCCTTGGCCTTGGCTGGTTTTTTGACCACTGGGACTGGTAGCTCCACTTCCACCTCAGCTTCCTCATTAATATCATAGTCCACTCTGGCCTCTCGATTGGCACTTTCCTCCAAACACTCTCCTATAAATTCACTTTCATAGCTGGGATCCCTGATGGAATCACTCAGCATCGTAATATACTTCATGGCCAGTCGCAGGGTGGTGATCTTGGTCAGCTTCTCGTTGGTATTGGCCGCATCCTCGCCGGTTATCGCCTGGGGAACACAATGTCTCAGGGTCTCGAAGGCCGTATTGATTTCCCTCATCCTAGTTCTTTCCCTGGCATTTGCAGTTTTCCGCCGGTATTTGCTCAAAGGCGGTGCTTTCGCCTTGGACTTGGTGGATGCATTTTTCCGTGATTTACTCGAGGGTTCCACTATATGATCCAGTTCCAAATGAAAGTCGGGTAGGCTCTCATCGGTGGGGCTCCTCTTCTGTCGCAGGGAATACTTTTCA is from Drosophila suzukii chromosome 3, CBGP_Dsuzu_IsoJpt1.0, whole genome shotgun sequence and encodes:
- the Pdf gene encoding protein PDF, whose protein sequence is MARYNFAVVILVLLAISARWGSSGAMALPDEERYVRKEYNRDLLDWLNNVGQFSPGQVATLCRYPLILENSLGPAVPIRKRNSELINSLLSLPKNMNDAGK
- the LOC108020308 gene encoding uncharacterized protein; protein product: MKLATYLLALVLFAGFFLLQPSSAQTNSTTNSTTEASTTTTTTTASPRTVNRKHVTITNMRYKVVRRIKVNRNRTG
- the LOC108020307 gene encoding golgin subfamily A member 7 — protein: MSQGGGTTPAGGNPTALQATQGGVVFSKVFIQRDYSEGTSVKFHTRLPTELEGMIERHVFEATINRLNEFYAEAEEGSCGTYCEGCIGCITAYLIYMCSETHYEKTLRKISKFVASQNERIYNAKGLQLIDPTYRGLRVIEITIFDRPGRT
- the Hex-t2 gene encoding hexokinase type 2 yields the protein MPSLVNMEVELAVKGFLIDQEKMAEVVERMTKELKMGLAKDTHPRAVIKCFVTYVQDLPTGKERGKYLALDLGGTNFRVLLVNLVGQSDIQITSKSYDFPSTLMTGTGKALFDFLAECLAEFCKENGLENDNLPLGFTFSFPLQQQGLSKGILVAWTKGFNCEGVVGKNVVQLLQDAIERRGDLKINTVAVLNDTVGTLMSCAFNHPNCRIGLIVGTGSNACYVEKTVNAECFEGYQTSPKPSMVINCEWGAFGDNGVLEFVRTAYDKVVDKVTPNPGKQTFEKCISGMYMGELVRLVVVEMIGKGVMFVGDSSQKIQQRWSFKSSYISDIESDGPGEYRSCNKVLHELGIIGSQEADKEALRFICEAVSSRSAKMCACGLVTIINKMNINEVVIGIDGSVYRYHPKYHDMLHFHMRKLLKPGVKFELVVSEDGSGRGAALVAATAGQSKPKM
- the Hex-t1 gene encoding hexokinase type 1 codes for the protein MASDKVFIPEEDFPEVYKVCKQFVPSDDDLEKMRNLMDREIHMGLSRDHHDRSTVPCHMSYVQDLPTGRERGQFLALEMMPTNCRIMLVKFSSEKDIYTSSKCVIMPHTVAAGKGAEVFNFLATSIANFVKDKKVEKDNLPLGIAFAFTLNKLALDVGILVSWTKEFGAQGVIGKDVVQLLRDALAKFPEISVEVMGIINVGAGSLLALCWAQPDTRIGLIMGSIANSCYVERVEKCEMYDGEEDRKLMIINSDWAHFGDNGTLDFLRNEFDRQLDNESINPGQRIYEKFSGALCMGELVRIIVLRLMKAGAIFAEDRRDYIGIQWKLDMVSLIEIVSDPPGVYTKAQEVMDKFRIRHCKERDLAALKYICDAVTNRAAMFVASGVSCLINRMRLPQISIAVDGGIYRLHPTFATILNKYTHMLTDPRNRFEFVITQDSCGVGAAIMAGMAHATKYKTDSKLFNMDY
- the tx gene encoding helix-loop-helix protein delilah, whose product is MKSNTYELHNYADLNDMDVSEDSKDSRKRKTASGSRGEKYSLRQKRSPTDESLPDFHLELDHIVEPSSKSRKNASTKSKAKAPPLSKYRRKTANARERTRMREINTAFETLRHCVPQAITGEDAANTNEKLTKITTLRLAMKYITMLSDSIRDPSYESEFIGECLEESANREARVDYDINEEAEVEVELPVPVVKKPAKAKGSGKKSSTASKRQSQKQAKMVPQAQAQPPISSGESCYATSSIGSPASSAYASLSSSLSSSNSQSSSPGLEVDSLVGLHEISALDSLLLEASDGDSLSCLSPGYGSLLTGGGESLLPSCRGDLPMSCLEKSDVELSLRLDLDQKSMDSFDFASDQQPSSCIAAFSTLDSYPYNLLDTDLTDMFLA